In the Colletotrichum lupini chromosome 1, complete sequence genome, one interval contains:
- a CDS encoding DNA repair protein produces MPDFTGNLSFPPSHPPPGYIPPNSSDTRVEADTIRILVATDNHVGYEERDPIRKDDSWKTFDEILILAKSQDVDMVLLGGDLFHDNKPSRKSMYQVMRSLRKNCLGMKPCELEFLSDANEVFEGAFPHVNYEDPDINISIPVFSIHGNHDDPSGEGHFCSLDLLQVAGLVNYFGRIAEADNIEAKPVLLQKGQTKLALFGLSNVRDERMFRTFRDHKVKWFRPGVQQSDWFNLLTVHQNHHAHTATSYLPENVLPDWMDLVVWGHEHECLIDPQQNPETGFHVMQPGSSVATSLVPGEAVPKHVAILNVTGREFKVEKLPLKTVRPFITKEIQLSTDARFKGLHTKKENRQELTKRLMVVVDEMIQEANEEWFAVQENDDEEPPLPLIRLKVEYTAPEGGQYDCENPQRFSNRFIGKVANTNDVVYFHRKKAGATRRTNDTDIPEALEETLGLDTIKVEALVQEFLAAQSLKILPTAPFGDAVNQFVNKDDKHAMEEFVSESLAGQVKQMLNLDSDEDDLDIAMEAYRAKLEEAFSKGALKKTSRRTVKPKPDEWDSDLDGHWEDQPGVVETEAVAQPTAKSRRTATQDDEDDLMDEDEPPARQALAKKATATRATKAAPAKKAPAKKAPAKKPPARGRKKPVFEEESEEEDVVMDDDFEEPPPPPPTTRGKRSQPARAAPKTTRQTKLNFSQATASQAAVEISDDEISDEDAFEPAPATTRSRRR; encoded by the exons ATGCCCGACTTTACAGGTAATCTTTCCTTCCCCCCCTCCCACCCTCCCCCCGGCTACATACCGCCAAACAGCTCTGACACACGTGTAGAAGCGGACACTATCCGCATTTTGGTTGCGACAGACAACCATGTCGGCTACGAGGAGCGAGACCCGATTCGCAAGGACGATAGCTGGAAAACGTTCGACGAGATTCTGATCCTCGCCAAGAGCCAAGAT GTCGACATGGTGTTATTAGGCGGCGACCTCTTTCACGATAATAAGCCCTCCCGAAAGTCCATGTATCAGGTCATGCGCAGTCTTCGCAAGAACTGCTTAGGCATGAAGCCCTGCGAGCTCGAGTTCCTAAGCGATGCAAACGAAGTCTTTGAGGGTGCCTTCCCTCACGTCAACTACGAAGACCCCGACATCAACATCTCCATACCCGTCTTTTCGATCCACGGCAACCACGATGATCCCAGCGGCGAGGGCCACTTCTGTTCCCTGGACCTGCTCCAGGTTGCTGGGCTGGTCAACTACTTTGGTCGCATTGCCGAGGCCGACAACATTGAAGCCAAGCCGGTATTACTACAAAAGGGTCAGACCAAGCTTGCGCTATTCGGCTTGAGCAATGTTCGTGATGAGCGCATGTTCCGAACATTCAGGGACCACAAGGTCAAGTGGTTCCGCCCAGGTGTCCAGCAGTCAGACTGGTTCAACCTGCTCACTGTACATCAGAACCACCACGCACATACTGCAACATCCTATCTTCCCGAAAATGTGCTACCCGACTGGATGGATCTTGTAGTCTGGGGCCATGAGCACGAGTGCTTGATTGACCCTCAGCAGAACCCGGAGACCGGCTTCCACGTCATGCAACCCGGCTCCTCGGTAGCGACATCTCTGGTCCCTGGTGAAGCGGTGCCAAAGCACGTGGCGATTTTGAACGTCACAGGCAGAGAGTTCAAGGTTGAGAAATTACCATTGAAGACCGTACGCCCATTCATTACGAAAGAGATCCAATTATCGACCGATGCGCGGTTTAAGGGGCTGCACACGAAGAAGGAAAACAGGCAGGAGTTGACCAAGAGACTGATGGTAGTTGTAGACGAGATGATTCAAGAGGCGAATGAGGAGTGGTTCGCTGTCCAGGAgaacgacgacgaggaaccTCCACTGCCCTTGATTCGCCTCAAAGTGGAGTATACAGCTCCGGAGGGTGGTCAGTACGACTGCGAGAATCCCCAGCGATTTTCAAATAGGTTCATCGGCAAGGTGGCAAACACCAATGATGTCGTGTACTTCCACCGCAAGAAGGCTGGTGCCACAA GACGGACTAACGACACGGACATTCCCGAGGCTCTCGAGGAAACACTAGGTCTAGACACTATCAAAGTGGAGGCCCTCGTACAGGAGTTCCTCGCAGCCCAGTCTCTGAAGATCCTGCCAACGGCACCCTTCGGCGATGCCGTTAACCAGTTCGTCAACAAGGACGACAAGCATGCGATGGAGGAGTTCGTTAGCGAATCTTTGGCCGGCCAGGTGAAGCAAATGCTTAACCTTGACTCCGATGAGGATGACTTGGATATTGCAATGGAGGCGTATCGGGCGAAGCTCGAAGAGGCTTTCTCCAAGGGAGCCCTGAAGAAGACTTCCAGGCGTACTGTCAAACCGAAGCCAGACGAGTGGGACTCCGACCTTGATGGGCACTGGGAGGATCAGCCTGGAGTGGTTGAGACCGAGGCTGTCGCTCAGCCTACAGCCAAGTCACGAAGGACTGCTACCCAGGACGATGAGGATGACCTGATGGACGAGGACGAACCCCCCGCCCGTCAAGCACTTGCAAAGAAAGCAACAGCCACTCGAGCTACGAAAGCTGCCCCAGCAAAGAAAGCCCCAGCCAAGAAAGCTCCAGCCAAGAAGCCGCCCGCGCGAGGTCGCAAGAAGCCCGTCTTTGAGGAAGAAtccgaggaagaggacgTAGTGATGGACGACGACTTTGAAGagccgccaccgccgccaccgACTACTCGGGGCAAGCGATCTCAGCCTGCACGTGCGGCTCCGAAGACTACCCGGCAGACTAAGCTCAACTTCTCGCAGGCTACCGCCTCTCAAGCCGCTGTCGAGATCAGCGATGATGAGATTTCGGACGAGGATGCGTTCGAGCCGGCGCCGGCCACCACGCGTAGCAGACGGAGATAG